Part of the Candoia aspera isolate rCanAsp1 chromosome 1, rCanAsp1.hap2, whole genome shotgun sequence genome, catcttgcaagattttgaacagttcagctgggatgccgtcgtctcctgctgccttgttattagcaatgcttcttaaggcccattcaacctcactcttcaggatgtctggctctagctcactgaccacaccgtgaaagctatccccgatattgttatccttcctattcaggtcttctgtatattcttgccaccttttcttgatctcttcttcttctgttaggtccttgccatctttgtttttgatcatacccatttttgtctggaatttacctccaatgtttctaattttctggaagaggtctcttgtccttcctattctattgtcttcttccacttccgcgcattgcttgtttaaaaataattccttatctcttctggctaagctctggaattttgcatttaattgggcatatctccccctatcactgttgccttttgctttccttctttcttgggctacttcgaggatctcagcagacagccattttgccttcttggttttctctttcttcgggatgtattttgttgccgcctcttgaacaatgttgcggacttctgtccatagttcttccgggaccctatctactaagtccagtcccttaaatcgattcttcacctccactgcatattccttaggaatattagtgagctcatatctagctgatctgtgggtcttccctaatctctttagtctgatcctaaattgtgcaagaagaatttcgtgatctgaactacagtcagctccaggtgttgtttttaccgactgtatagatgtccgccacctttggctgcaaaggatgtagtcaatctggtttcggtgttgtccatctggggaagtccatgtataaagccgtctcttaggttgctggaagagagtgtttgttatgcacattgagttgtcttggcaaaattctatcagcctatgtcctgcttcgttttgttcacccaggccatgcttacctgtaattccaggtgtcatttgactgcccaccttagcattccagtctcctgtgatgaaaataacatctcttttaggcgtgttgtccagtaggtggtgcagatcctcatagaactgctctacttcaggttcttcagcatctgtggttggggcgtatatttggatcactgtgatgttagatggcttgccctgaattcgaattgagatcattctgtcgctTTTCGGaatgtatccgagcactgctttagccactttactattaattatgaaggctactccatttcttctgtggtgctcttgtccacagtagtagattcgGTGGTCATtggatgtgaagtggtccattccagtccatttcagttcaccgacatccagaatgtctatctttaatcttgacatctcaccaataaccacatccaatttgccctggctcatagatcttacattccaggttccaatggtgtgttgatccttaggacatcggattcgccgttcaccaccagcaccgtcggccgctagccgtcctttcggctttgagctagctgcgtcatcacgtctggggctagttgaactcatcctctgttcctctccaatagcattttgaccatcttccaacctgggggtctcatcttccgatggtataccgacatatctctggttgtactgatccatttagttttcacggcaagaatactggggtgggttgccattaccttccccagggatcgcatttagtctgacctctctgtcatgaccttcccgtcttgggtggcccttcacggtttagctcatggcatcattgaggtgctcaagctccagcaccacgacaaggtaacgatcctttgctgaagaagattgGCTTAGCTAAGCAAAATATTTACCTGTATATTCATTATCTTGTGTTTGaatgttaataaaataaaatatgacatcTTTATTTTTAGAAAGCTTTAGAAGTCACATAGTGAGTATTATTTGGCTACCAAAACAGTAATTTAAAGTGCTGTCAATTTATACTGTACTTTTGAGTACAATCTGTCAAATCTTTAGCCCTGATCCCACCACAAGTTATTTTCATTACAttggaagaaaaaatggaagataaaatTTCAAAATGTTAACAATTAAGTTATCCTAGTCAAGTACATTGCATATGTCTAAAACAATTCCACAGGTTGTAAACATCTTGGCATAAGATAAGAGAGGCTTCTGCTGCTTTTGATAAACATTTTACTTTATTGGCAAATGAAtgacaccccccaaaaaaccccttTTAGCAAGTACCATGAATCTACAAAGaaattgtatttctcttttatagCCGACAAGACGATCTGCAAGATTATCAGCTGTAAGTATTTATAAGAGCTGTTTCTGTAAATATGAAGCCACAATATCTGTTACTCCAATCCATACAATTTGGCATTGGTCATGCCATATGGAGATAGGTAAGACAATGAtaccctaattttttttttaatattacccACTGAAGAAAATAATGCAGGTTAATTCTTATCTCTGGACTAAGGACTGCTGTGTTTTTCACTTCCATGGACATTGGGAAGTCCCAAAGCAGCTTTGTACATTGAAGTTTATTTTGAAGCTGAGAACACTGGACATTTAGAATACTGTTATAACATTTAGTGTACCTATAAATATGCATGCAGAACACAacttgttgggaaaaaaaatcaaacactcCTGCACATTTAATCAATATTGCTTCTGCTTAAGATTTGCAAAAACCTGTATCTCTTACTAAAATCTTTGCCTCTTTCTTCCTAAGCTCCAGAttagttttctttccttcttttgatGGAAGGTGTTGCTGCCCAAAGGCTAGAGCAGAGATCCCTTACCCTTTTGGCTCTTGGGGAACACTTGGTTGTTTGTGTGGATGTGATGGCCAGCACCGTCTAGTGGCTGCAGGACAAGTAAACACAAAACAACTGCCTCAGAGACCTGGCTATCCATAGCAGATTAGGAAAAATCCATTCATGAGCAACTCCTTTTGTCTTCtcatttttttgtctttcttcctgCCTCTTCCTACTTTGCTTTTTGGCAGCTCAACAACAGCATCAACCAAACTCATTTATCTGTTTCCCATcctttttaatcaaaataaaacaattgtttgCAATTATAGGTGCTGTTGTCTCCCAGCCTTCTAACACAAGCACCCCAACCCCAGTTAACACAGAGCCAATAAGCAAGCAGCCAGTTCATGAGGCAAAGGGAAAGCTTTTCCCAAGCATTCAGAAATGCTTGGGAAAgtaatcccaaagaaagaaaatgcacaggCCAGCTCAACTTTCATAAaagtttaaaagaagaaaaatgttaaaattctcTCACAGGAAGACACTTGTGGTTGCCATGGGAGGTTCTTGTGGGCATAACATGCCCATAAGCATTACACTGGGACATGCACAGCCCTACAGACCCTCTGGCTGGAGACAAATTTCAGGATATTTAGAAGACGTTACTGGTCATATTACATTTGATTTGTTAAAGTCCAGGCTCATTCATAATAGATCAGTTCACAGTAACGATCACTAACCTGATAAATATTTATTGATTGGGCTTCATTTCCATTACAGGAAATAAACTTGGCGAGCTAGAGGGAGAGATACACCCAGTTCAGATGACTAGGAAGGGTTTCTTGCAATGCACTTATAATTTGTAGGGAAAGAAACTTCAAAAGTTCTGTTGAGGTATAGAAACTAATTTTCACAAAGGAGAACCCTGTTTACAGACATTAGCTGTTTCCTTATCACAATAAAGAGGAAAGGAGGATTAACTTGACATTTGTTAGCAGCTGTGCTAATGGTTGAAttctctgaaaatattttccagaaacCAGCCCCACCCAAACCTGACCCTAAGCCGAGGAAAACCACTAAGGTAAAACACTCAAGTTTCTATACCATGTACAGTGAATATTGTCATATTCTTAATaatttttggtttgctttttggttttgctttttctgTAAGCAGCTCAAAGTGGTATGTGTAGGGGTCACCCTTCATTTCATCCTCACAGTGAGAACCCTCTAAGGTTGGGGTGAGAAAAAGAAACTGGCCTAAAATCACTCAGTGAACACTGCAGTTGTACAGCTAGAAGTTGGATTTCTCCAGTCACCTGATCATTGTTTCAGGAGGTTATTCTCCACCAATATTTagaacacaattatttttaaCACTAGAAATAATAGTGGATTGTAGGTTTAATGCCAGAAATTGCCATGTAAGGCATCATTAATGGCATAgactgtataggtagtcctcacttaattatggtaattgggaccggaatttccatcactaagcaatgtggtcgtaaagcacgtCATGTGACtgcgcttagtgatggaaatcctggcacttccagttgctgttgttaagtgaatcccacaccTTCATTAAGCGAGctgtcatgtggttgccatttgtgacctcctgcaggcttccccactgactttgttttaGGAAGCTGGGAcaggaagtcacaaatggcaatcaagtgaccatgggatgctgcgactgtcataagcTTGAGGATCAGTCAAAGGTACCACTCATCCAGTGCTGTCAAAAGTTCGAATGGTCattgaacgagtggtcattaagcgaggaccacctgtatccaTACTCAAAGAAAACACTAATTATGGAAAGGGGAgcaataaatcaatttattttgctttataaaataataaCTGAAGAGCCTTTAGATTGCATATTGAACTCATGGTCTGGACAGGTATATGGAAAATGGAttagctgtatttttttctttacaagttGAAGATTATAATTCTTTATTGCTGATGTAAATGTAcaacattacaaaaaaaaatttttatGAGAATCCAAACAAATCTAATTGTCAAAGGATACACAAAGGTGTCTGTGGAGATTAATTATTTTACTGAAATAACTTCCATCAGATGTACATCACATAAGCAAAAATAGCCCCGGAACAATAGACAATTGTATTCTTTCTTTGTGTGAGTGCTTGGAGCTGTGTATCAAGCTTCTGTTTCAGGTACCAACTACTCTGCATTGAATTGGAAAGGGAAAATGGAGGCTTGCTTTCTGAATGCTCCACAGAgatgttgttatttatttttatttaccaaatttatctAGCCGCACATCTACCCAAGGCACTCTGGGTGGCGAATAGGAATAAAAGCAAACCATCTATACGGAACTGTTAAAAAGAAACTGGGTCACAGCCCCTAAAAATCATTCCCAACTCATCAAACAGTATCCCCTCAGAGCTCCATCAGCATCCCAGCTTCTGTGCCTGGGGGGAAAGCCCAGACTtcacagctttctggaaggccaatagGGTTAGGCTGTCCGTATCTCAGGGGAAAGGCTCTTCATAAGACagatgccatgacagagaagtcacacTTCCTGAAGCCTACCAGACGACACTGCTtctgatgggacctggaacatCCCAGATCTAGAGAGATGAGCAGAAATCACTGGGGATGGGTGATCTTGCAAGTAACCTGGCTCCGTGtcatgtagggccttaaaggtgacaagcagcaccttgaattatacctAGAAGCCCACTGGGAGCTAGTGCAGCTCATGTACCAGTAGTGGTACCTGGATGAATCATTGTGCATCCAATTttgcatgtgctgctgcattttcgGGCAagtgaagcttccgaatgctcttcaagaacGGTCCCATGGAGAGagtgttgcaatagtccagttaggagatgaccaaggcatgagtgacttgaGTAGTGCTTCCCattctaggaatgggcacaactggtggcCAAGAGGTGGCTGTACAACAATCATCCTGGCAATGGCTGCCACCTGATCCTCAAGCACAAACTGCAAATCCAGGCgtacccccagattatgcaccaacAATGCTTGGGGAAGTGTTACCTGATCTAGAGTTAATAACAGAAAATCACTAGATTCAGGACCCTAAAACCCACAACCATTCAGTCTTGTCAGGCTTGACCTGAAGCTGGTTCTTCCCTACACAgcccacacagcccccaggcactgaaaaAGCACTATCAGCGTCACTTGGATGGCCTGgcatgtacaactgagtatcatcagcatactgatgatagtTAATCCTGTCCAATGGATGACTTTACCTAGTGGCTTCGTGTTAAATAAGGCCAAGGAGAGagttgagccctgtggcactccacataGCAGAAGCCTAGGGCTTGacctcttcccccccccaaaaaaaaactgaattgaccttgggaggaggaggaggagaaccaccaaaGAACTATGCTGCCTACTCCCACCCCCTGAGCTGGTCACCATgattgacagtatcaaaagccactgagagatcaagagggccaggatggatgcactatcccCTGCATGGGCCCACCAGACATTCACAAGTGCAATCAGTGCTGTCTCACTACTATAACCCGGCCTGAAACCCTACCTCAACGGGTCCatataatccacttcctccagagcCCTTAAGAGCTACAAGCCTcctaccttctcaacaactttcccccaAAGAGGAAAATTGGAAACTcaacaaaaattgtccaatactGCTGGGACCAGGGATAACCTTTTGAGGAGGGGGAAGACCATTGCATTCTTTAGGGCAGGTAGAAACATCCCTTCCTGCAAGAAAGCGTTCAGCACTGGTTAGACCCAGCTGCATGCCACCTCTCAGGGTCCTTGGCCAACCAGGAAGGACATGGGTCTAGTACACAGATAATGTGTATTAACGTGAAGTCTACCAAGGAAGCCCACTGGGTGTTGCTGAGCCAGTTGTTATCATCAGAAGGTCCTTTTCAGATAAAATAGGAAGAACACTGTACTAAGTTCTTTGCtcatggaggaaaggcaggatataaacataataaatatcACAGTTGACAATGCCATTTGTTTTGGGTGCAGCCATGACAAGGTAATTGGTTTGAGATAATATGGTGATAAAAACCTCACAATTAATGAAAAGCATATTTTGTGAAACAGTTGCAACGTCTACCTTCTATAATTCAGTGCCATATCTAATCTGTTCTTAAGAGCTTTTTAAATTCAGTCCCACATCTGAGTGTCCGTACCTTCTGCACCTTCTTCCCAAACACTACATCAAAACTCTTTCTATATGTCTGCTTAGCTGGAGCACTGTCTCCATATTGGCATAGGGAAGAAGAGCACAGGGCATTCCTTTCTGTCCAAACACCACGCATAGGGAAGCATGTTAAGGAGAAAGCACCAATAATAATGGTGTAGGGAGGAGACCTCTAACACTGCAAATCTAGTATGGATTAATGAGGTCTTGTCTTCCAACAGGGAATATTGGTGATTGCCTTGTTAAAAATAGTTAAGTTGGTTAGAATAGCCTTCATGGTGTAAGAGAACTCACGGTggaatcctatgcatgtctataAAGAAACAAGTCTCCCTGCTTTCAACTTAGTAAGATGTGTATCGTAGAGTAGCTGTTCAACCTGAGATGTCACCATTCCAGCTTTCTTTAGAGTTTAACCTTATGCCCACAGACCTGGCAAGAGATCCCATTTTCTTTCAGTTCCTGTTTACAAATAGTTGGATTTAGCTTCTTTTCAATCAACAAGCCATTCTGAATGGAAAGGATGTTCTAGGGGATTTTCACCAATTTTCCATCCCTGCAGCTCAAACTCTTACCTCTCCTGTTTTTTAGAAGGTCTTCAGGAAGTAGGATATAAAGGAGTGCAGTGGAACTGACAAAGTGCTCCTCCATTGCGCAGCAACATTCTTCCTTGGGTCTGAAGCCTCTCACCTATTTGAGGCAGGATCCAGATCCAATCCTATATTAGGGTGGTTAGGATACAAACAGCCTACAGGCTGGAAATGTTGCTTTGGATTATTTCTTGGAATTTCACCCAACAGCGTATTCCATGTTCTTTTCAATCAATTTCCTCTACCTGTGGACATTTTCCCATTTGTTATGTGTTGTGCTGAAATAATCCCAAATTGGGTAACATTTTAATGGGCAGGATTaaccaacaacaataaaatactacAGTTCATTGTCTTTTGGAGAAATAGGGAGAAAAAAAGCATGAGTTATCTCATTTCCTTACACAAAAGAGAGAAGCATGTTGCCATGATAGAGACATATTAaatacatcttttctttttttacttggAAGTCGGCCAAAAGGGGTGAAAAGGTGCAAATGATCGTAGGCAAAGTATAGTACTTTTCCATCTTTCAGATTTAATAGTAGAGAAAAATTTCTGGCAGTGTCAAATCGCATAGATTTCATTTAAACAAATGACATCTGTAAATTTTACTAAAAGGcattttggtagtttttaaagactttttttaattgtaaaagtAACATGGTTCTTTGTCACAGATTCTGTTTATATCTATGGGCAGAGCCTCAGTCAGAACATCCTAGATGTGAGAAAACTTTGGCAAGGGTCAGTTTTCATTTCTTTATGCACGCCTACCATTCCACTCCCTACTACAGTGATTTTAAAGTCACAGAGTAGGATGTGAACTGCATTTTTGTGCGGCACTACTTGCTACTGCAGTTATAGTCTATCATGTCAGACCTAAATCCAGTTGTCCTATTGATAGTCTCTGTAACATCAGGATAAGTACACTGCTATGACACTCAGATTCTTGGGAAATAAACCAAACTGATTCTTCTATTAAAAATATGTGAGGAcatagatgctgctgctgctgctgctgcttagaaGCTAGTCATTTGCTTTTCCTGTAAAATGCCAATTTTGTAATCTTGCCAATCAGCATAATTTTGACTCCGTTTACTGCCCTCTGCCAGGTATCTCCTCTATGAAGGTAAGGAGCCCCACTATTTCACCCGTCaaccatttctgtatttctctcCTGATGAGAGATTCTCATTTAGTTATTAGATACTACCCAAAAGGGTACCTGCCTGCCATTTGCTATGCTGGTTTCTTCTTGGAGCCTTCATAGTCTTGACTCAACTAAACTCCACACTATTCCagctataataattataatttattaaataacatCAGTTCCAACCCTAAATGTGACATGACAGCAAAAGATATGTTGAAGTTGGTGCATTAAAGAGTCAGATGGGCTTTCACCAAAATTTTCACAACTCTGTAACACTGATTGTAGTTGTGCATAATTCCAGAAACTTGTGTCACAAACATGTACCAGTGTGTTCTCAAAGAACTACAGTTAAAAGCAAGTAGCCTGTATTACTTCTGGAGAGGAGTTTTACTTGGGTGCTTTCTCCATTGTATAATAAATCACTCTGTACATTTGATCTGTTATCAGAAGGAACCTGGAACAAAGGCTAATAAAGGTTCTAAAGGGAAGAAGGATGAAAAACAGGAAGCTGCAAAGGAAGGTACTACACCATCTGAAAATGGTGAAAGTAAAGCTGAAGAGGTACTTTATATATCCTGCTGATTGAGTCAGTGTGTTTTACAATTCAGTTTCTGAGCCGTTGAAAGCATGTTCATAATACTTTCTTTTATTGCCCCGTAATGTTATTACAGATTCGCATCTCTCGCTCAACTGTTAGTGTTTCAACATCCAGAAGTGTCCTACCCAGCACATGTCAGTAAAAGGGCAGATTGAAACAGTGAAAGTTAAGGGTACAGTAGAGCATTCTGCATATGCAGTGAATAGGAACAGGTAGTAGTGTGGTGCTTTTCATTGTGAACAATGGAAGCTAGCAGGTAAGGTTTCTATGGCTTTTGCAAACCAGGAACCTGTACATTTAAGAGTGTTTATAATTGTCCTGTCTATAATATTATAGTTGTTAAATAACCTGTTTGATCTGCTTCAAACCTTTGTAGCAAAAGGAAAGATGGCGAGTGCTGAAAAGTTGTTTAGCTATGATGAAGAAGTAGGGTTTGAGTCACTTTACAAAAGACAGACTGGTATAacatttttccctttcccttttacAGGCACAGAATTGACTCAATAGATGACAAGTGCATGTGAACTGACATGAACATTTGAGGATGTTTTTATGTACCTCTTGACaacttttaaaagatatttttatcAAGTATTTTGTAAATGCTAATTTTTTTAGGACTTACAATAAGTTGATAAACTATATATGAACACTTCTTCCTTCCATATCAATGCTTCTAGAAATTCCCAACATTGTcaacttaaggaaaaaaaaagcataattaacacaactttggggaaaaaaagtatttgtaaAATTGAACAAGCATTCCATATATTTGCTTTTCAGAAATGTAAGTCTTGGTGCATATGGTGGTGTTTTTACTGTGGATGTTCAtatttttcttgccattttttttcctggagcaaTAATCTGTGGTGCTTTTGTACTTAAGGATTAAGTGATTTTAATGAAACATCTATACATTTGGCTACCTACTGATTATATGgggttcttttcatttttttaaataacaaagtcTCAGTGCTAGCAAATATGGTTCACCAGTATCTTTCTAAATCAGAGGTATGCCTTCTAGTGCTTGTCAGAAAAATATTAAGCACACTTTAGAAATTTTGTTACAGTACAGTGGTTTCTGAATCAAGATTGTAGCCCATGAAAACAGTGAGGCTTACagcacaatattaaaaaaaaaatggtgtataTCATGGTTAGGAACAAGAGATAAGAATCACATTTACAATTCAGGTATTTTAAGCAAACTAGCAGAGCTGTAAGAGGCAGCCACCCCCCTACAGAGCTATTTGCCAAACATACCAGAACACCCAAAGCTTGGATATAAAACTGCAATGTTTATGGAGCTCTGGTGAGCTATCTTACGTACCTGG contains:
- the HMGN3 gene encoding high mobility group nucleosome-binding domain-containing protein 3 isoform X2, whose protein sequence is MPKRKSPEGAEAKDAAKLTKQEPTRRSARLSAKPAPPKPDPKPRKTTKKEPGTKANKGSKGKKDEKQEAAKEGTTPSENGESKAEEAQN
- the HMGN3 gene encoding high mobility group nucleosome-binding domain-containing protein 3 isoform X3; its protein translation is MPKRKSPEGAEAKDAAKLTKQEPTRRSARLSAKPAPPKPDPKPRKTTKKEPGTKANKGSKGKKDEKQEAAKEGTELTQ
- the HMGN3 gene encoding high mobility group nucleosome-binding domain-containing protein 3 isoform X1, with product MPKRKSPEGAEAKDAAKLTKQEPTRRSARLSAKPAPPKPDPKPRKTTKKEPGTKANKGSKGKKDEKQEAAKEGTTPSENGESKAEEVLYISC